One Thermodesulfovibrionales bacterium genomic region harbors:
- a CDS encoding phosphatase PAP2 family protein — protein MTCIRDFKINYPQTYVFFLKIDPLANFIYDMLYVIVAYLIILGFINNYRRNREILKRIFRSLSYGLVITILVTQIKHLLGRQRPKLGFETVFYGPSFPNTYLYSSFPSGHTTFVFMLATIFSFYLPRFRLIFYILAAWIGFERIEDSAHFPSDVLGGALLGTLIGRFVIYRWVRQKDLPREHNGTGTLSR, from the coding sequence ATGACATGCATAAGGGATTTTAAAATAAATTATCCCCAGACCTATGTTTTCTTTTTGAAGATTGATCCTCTGGCAAATTTTATTTATGATATGCTTTATGTAATAGTGGCCTATTTAATAATTTTAGGATTTATAAATAATTACAGAAGAAACAGAGAAATTTTAAAAAGAATTTTTAGATCCCTTTCCTATGGATTGGTAATAACAATTCTTGTAACACAGATAAAGCACCTGCTCGGAAGGCAGAGACCAAAGCTTGGTTTTGAAACAGTATTTTACGGTCCATCCTTTCCAAATACATATCTATATTCTTCCTTTCCTTCGGGCCACACAACATTTGTATTCATGTTAGCAACAATATTTTCTTTCTATTTGCCAAGATTCAGGCTGATTTTTTATATTCTGGCCGCCTGGATTGGTTTTGAGAGGATTGAAGACAGCGCCCATTTTCCCTCGGATGTTTTAGGAGGAGCCCTTCTGGGTACCTTAATAGGAAGATTTGTTATCTACAGATGGGTCAGGCAAAAAGATTTACCAAGAGAGCATAATGGGACAGGTACTCTTTCTAGATAG
- a CDS encoding glycosyltransferase family 39 protein, with protein sequence MKTFFLPVFLLIFFISFFRLGSVTLFDVDEAVFAQATKEMVNNKNFITPTYNGENRYDKPILFYWLMAITYKIFGINEFAARLPSAIAGFILCIFLFLFLRRYDKQISTYSIFFFSFTPYFLVYSHAAVTDMVLTLFVTLSLLSFYLFIYSDKRYIYGFYAFSALAFLTKGLIGILFPFTIGIIYLILKNGLKGLAQIVDLKAFLLFMLIAFPWYIAQIFINGTEFLQAFFLKHHFRRYTDVISGHSGPIYYYLLVIIIGMFPWIAFMPQAMLAIFNKSLHREPLRSLTLFAFIWFIFIFLFFSFSKTKLPNYILPAIPAISIIISAGITEEEYKLRRFSWLLLAIMASLLAIAFMISEGYMVKFGISDIYWMRWIVFIMVAMALLSIYGLLVKKLDPLVLLIPVFVFLMILSLKALPSVNQYLQGTLYKYSIYARGKLNPEEKIIMYRINAPSVVFYSERKAVYTGDIEGVLANVKGRLLIARSRDRDFLKAHGFQLLEDDGRYALFQRK encoded by the coding sequence ATGAAAACCTTTTTCTTACCTGTATTTCTCTTAATTTTTTTTATCTCTTTTTTTAGACTTGGTAGTGTCACCCTTTTTGATGTGGATGAGGCTGTCTTTGCTCAGGCAACAAAGGAAATGGTTAATAACAAGAACTTTATTACACCAACATACAATGGTGAAAATCGCTATGATAAGCCTATATTATTTTACTGGCTAATGGCAATTACCTACAAAATATTCGGCATAAATGAGTTTGCTGCCAGACTTCCTTCAGCCATAGCTGGATTTATCCTTTGCATATTTTTGTTTCTTTTTCTCAGAAGATATGATAAACAAATTTCTACTTATTCAATTTTTTTCTTTTCTTTTACTCCTTACTTCCTGGTTTATTCCCATGCAGCTGTTACTGACATGGTATTAACTCTTTTCGTTACTCTATCTCTTTTATCTTTCTATCTATTTATTTACAGTGACAAAAGATATATATACGGTTTTTATGCCTTCTCTGCTCTTGCCTTTTTAACAAAGGGGTTGATTGGAATATTATTTCCTTTCACTATAGGAATCATTTATTTAATTCTTAAAAATGGTTTGAAGGGTCTTGCACAGATTGTTGACCTCAAGGCCTTTCTGCTTTTTATGCTAATTGCCTTTCCATGGTACATAGCCCAGATCTTCATAAATGGCACTGAATTCCTCCAGGCATTTTTTTTAAAACACCACTTCAGGAGATACACGGATGTGATCTCAGGACACAGCGGCCCTATATACTACTATCTTCTTGTAATTATAATAGGTATGTTTCCATGGATTGCCTTCATGCCACAGGCAATGCTTGCCATCTTCAATAAATCATTACATAGAGAGCCCCTACGCTCATTAACACTTTTTGCTTTTATATGGTTTATATTTATCTTCTTATTTTTTTCTTTCTCTAAGACAAAACTACCTAATTATATACTTCCGGCAATTCCAGCCATTTCAATAATTATTTCAGCCGGTATTACGGAAGAAGAGTATAAATTAAGAAGGTTTTCTTGGTTACTTCTTGCAATTATGGCGTCACTTCTAGCCATAGCCTTTATGATTTCAGAGGGTTATATGGTTAAATTTGGAATAAGCGATATTTACTGGATGAGATGGATAGTTTTTATTATGGTGGCTATGGCTTTATTATCAATATATGGACTTTTAGTAAAGAAATTGGATCCATTAGTTCTTCTGATACCTGTTTTTGTTTTTTTAATGATACTTTCTTTAAAGGCCTTGCCTTCAGTAAATCAATATCTTCAGGGTACTCTTTATAAATACAGTATTTACGCACGGGGGAAGTTAAATCCTGAAGAAAAAATAATTATGTACAGAATAAATGCACCGAGTGTAGTTTTTTATTCAGAACGTAAGGCTGTTTATACAGGTGATATAGAAGGAGTGTTAGCTAATGTTAAAGGAAGGCTTTTAATAGCCAGGTCAAGGGACAGAGACTTTTTAAAAGCCCATGGTTTTCAGTTACTGGAGGATGATGGTAGATATGCACTTTTTCAGAGAAAATAG